The following proteins are co-located in the Streptococcus downei MFe28 genome:
- the trpS gene encoding tryptophan--tRNA ligase, producing MTKPIILTGDRPTGKLHIGHYVGSLQNRVRLQNEDKYQMFVFLADQQALTDHAKDPQTIVESVGNVALDYLAAGLDPEKSTIFIQSQIPELAELSMYYMNLVSLARLERNPTVKTEIAQKGFGESIPTGFLVYPIAQAADITAFKANSVPVGNDQKPMIEQTREIVRSFNHAYNCDVLVEPEGIYPENEAAGRLPGLDGNAKMSKSLGNGIYLADDADTLRKKVMSMYTDPNHIKVEDPGQIEGNMVFHYLDVFGRKEDQADIQAMKEHYQAGGLGDVKTKRYLLEILERELGPIRERRLEFAKDMGQVYDMLKKGSQAAQEVAAQTLDEVKAAMGINYFK from the coding sequence ATGACAAAACCTATTATTTTAACTGGCGATAGACCTACTGGCAAGCTTCACATTGGTCATTATGTGGGGAGTCTCCAGAACCGTGTTCGGCTGCAAAATGAAGATAAGTACCAAATGTTTGTCTTTTTAGCTGACCAACAGGCCCTGACTGACCATGCCAAAGACCCCCAGACCATTGTGGAATCTGTCGGTAATGTGGCTCTGGATTATTTGGCAGCAGGTTTGGACCCTGAAAAATCAACTATTTTTATTCAAAGTCAGATTCCTGAATTGGCTGAATTGTCTATGTACTATATGAATCTGGTATCCCTAGCTCGTCTGGAACGCAATCCGACCGTTAAAACGGAAATTGCCCAAAAAGGCTTTGGTGAGTCTATTCCGACTGGATTTTTGGTCTATCCCATTGCTCAGGCAGCGGATATTACAGCCTTTAAGGCTAATTCGGTACCTGTGGGTAATGACCAAAAACCTATGATTGAGCAAACTAGGGAAATTGTCCGCAGCTTTAATCACGCCTATAATTGTGACGTATTGGTCGAGCCAGAGGGTATCTATCCTGAAAATGAAGCTGCTGGTCGTCTGCCCGGTCTTGATGGTAATGCCAAGATGTCCAAGTCGCTAGGCAATGGGATTTACTTAGCCGATGATGCCGATACGCTCAGAAAAAAAGTCATGAGTATGTATACTGACCCTAACCACATCAAGGTTGAGGACCCTGGCCAAATTGAAGGCAATATGGTTTTCCATTATCTTGATGTCTTTGGTCGCAAGGAGGACCAAGCGGATATTCAGGCCATGAAGGAGCACTATCAAGCTGGTGGTCTGGGAGATGTCAAGACCAAACGCTACCTCCTAGAAATTTTAGAACGCGAACTAGGACCTATTCGGGAACGTCGCCTAGAATTTGCTAAGGACATGGGGCAGGTCTATGATATGCTGAAAAAAGGCAGTCAGGCTGCCCAAGAAGTGGCTGCCCAAACCCTAGATGAGGTTAAAGCAGCTATGGGTATCAATTATTTTAAATAG
- a CDS encoding ATP-binding cassette domain-containing protein produces MLTVSDISLRFSDRKLFDNVNINFTAGNTYGLIGANGAGKSTFLKILAGDIEPTTGHVTLGPNERLSVLRQNHFDYEEERAIDVVIMGNEQLYKVMKEKDAIYMKPDFSEEDGVKAAELEGTFAELGGWEAESEASQLLQNLNIPEDLHYQNMSELANGDKVKVLLAKALFGKPDVLLLDEPTNGLDIQSISWLEEFLIDFENTVIVVSHDRHFLNKVCTHMADLDFGKIQIYVGNYDFWKESSELAAKLQADRNAKAEEKIKELQEFVARFSANASKSKQATSRKKMLDKIELEEIVPSSRKYPFINFKSEREIGNDLLTVENLSVTIDGEKILDNISFILRPGDKTALIGQNDIQTTALIRALMGDIDYEGTIKWGVTTSQSYLPKDNSRDFASGESILEWLRQFASKEENDNTFLRGFLGRMLFSGEEVNKSVNVLSGGEKVRVMLSKLMLLKSNVLVLDDPTNHLDLESISSLNDGLRDFKESIIFASHDHEFIQTLANHIVVISKNGVIDRIDETYDEFLANDEVQAKVQNLWK; encoded by the coding sequence TTGCTTACAGTATCAGACATTTCCCTGCGTTTTAGCGACCGCAAGCTTTTTGACAATGTTAACATCAACTTTACCGCTGGTAACACCTACGGCCTAATTGGAGCCAACGGTGCCGGAAAATCAACTTTTTTGAAAATCTTAGCCGGTGATATTGAGCCAACAACTGGCCATGTTACTCTCGGTCCTAATGAACGTCTCTCTGTTCTCCGCCAAAACCACTTTGACTACGAAGAAGAGCGGGCCATTGACGTGGTAATCATGGGAAATGAGCAACTCTACAAGGTCATGAAAGAAAAAGACGCTATCTATATGAAGCCTGACTTTTCTGAAGAAGATGGGGTTAAGGCTGCCGAGCTGGAAGGTACCTTCGCTGAGTTGGGTGGATGGGAAGCTGAAAGTGAAGCCTCTCAACTCCTGCAAAACCTCAATATTCCTGAAGACCTCCACTATCAAAATATGAGCGAGTTGGCTAACGGTGACAAGGTTAAGGTCCTCCTGGCCAAGGCTCTCTTTGGTAAGCCAGATGTCCTGCTCTTGGACGAACCAACTAATGGTCTTGATATTCAGTCTATCTCCTGGTTGGAAGAATTTTTGATTGACTTTGAAAATACTGTCATTGTGGTATCCCATGACCGCCACTTTTTAAATAAGGTCTGCACCCACATGGCCGATTTGGACTTTGGTAAGATTCAAATCTATGTCGGTAACTATGATTTTTGGAAGGAATCTTCAGAGTTAGCTGCCAAGTTGCAGGCTGACCGCAATGCCAAGGCCGAAGAAAAAATTAAAGAGCTACAAGAATTTGTGGCCCGTTTCTCAGCCAATGCTTCCAAATCCAAACAGGCTACCTCACGAAAAAAGATGTTGGATAAGATTGAATTAGAAGAAATTGTTCCTTCTAGTCGTAAATATCCCTTCATCAACTTTAAATCTGAACGTGAAATCGGTAATGATCTCTTGACGGTGGAAAATCTGTCTGTCACTATTGACGGAGAAAAGATCCTCGACAATATCAGTTTCATCTTACGTCCAGGTGATAAAACAGCCCTAATTGGCCAAAACGATATTCAGACAACCGCCCTGATTCGAGCCCTCATGGGAGACATTGACTATGAAGGAACCATCAAGTGGGGCGTGACCACCAGTCAATCCTACCTGCCAAAGGATAACTCCAGAGATTTTGCATCTGGCGAATCTATCCTAGAGTGGCTCCGCCAATTTGCCTCCAAGGAAGAAAACGACAACACCTTCCTGCGTGGTTTCCTTGGTCGTATGCTCTTCTCAGGTGAGGAAGTTAACAAGTCTGTCAATGTCCTTTCTGGGGGCGAAAAAGTACGGGTCATGCTCTCTAAACTCATGCTTCTCAAATCAAATGTGCTGGTCTTGGATGATCCAACCAACCACCTGGATCTGGAGTCTATCTCAAGCCTCAATGATGGTCTAAGAGACTTCAAGGAGTCTATCATCTTTGCCAGCCACGACCACGAATTTATTCAAACCTTGGCCAATCATATCGTTGTCATCTCCAAAAATGGCGTTATTGACCGAATTGATGAGACCTATGATGAATTTCTGGCTAATGATGAGGTTCAGGCCAAGGTCCAAAACTTGTGGAAATAA
- a CDS encoding YfhO family protein, whose product MIAVLKKHRKSLAFYGLAFLLPTLIMLISLWCLGIYWGSRTTILASDGFHQYSIFAIQLRNILHGSDSLFYTFTSGLGLNFYALSSYYLGSFLSPFYYFFSVKSMADAVYLFTLIKFGLMGLSMSFTLRQLFVKLEKGLILSLSTSYALMSFAVSQLEINTWLDVSILAPLIILGLHRLLEKRSFWLYYLTLTLLFIQNYYFGFMMAIFLTLYFLTNLSRSSSWKQLVTSLTNFTVVSILAGLTSSIMLIPSYLDLSTHGEKFSTFNTLLTDKVWTFDLLAKNFVGAYDTTKFGAIPMIYVGLLPLVLAILFFTLKEINWQIKLSYFLLLGLIIASFYLNPLDLLWQGMHAPNMFLHRYAWLFSLLIILMAGESLSHLKSFGLKKLMGVFSFLIIGFGLTFLYRKHYTFLKPTQLILTLAFLLAYAVILTAFKKKQLNRVAMIVFTLIFSVLEIGLNSYYQVSRLNDEWVFPSRDGYEQDLPDIDYLVNYSKQEEKTFYRTERLLPQTGNDSMKFNYNGISQFSSVRNTASSSQLDRLGFQSNGTNLNLRYQNNTIIADSLFGLTYNIANEDIGKYGFAATNYSGPLTLYKNKNASQGAILTEGLYKDVKFSINTLDNQTYLLNNLSGLKQNYFTRLSSLSQEPSSPGLLNNRVTARASAGESTAKISYQVDVPANQQVYVSMPNLTLSNDSAKSILVTVNGKTYNYSSDNAYSFFNLGYFKEAKKLNLTFSFPENSQVSFDQPTFYGLDTLAYQRAMNKINQQTVSVTTHHNQVTANYQAKKAGSLFFTLPYDKGWSATVNGKPVKIRRAQKGFMVVDVPAGKGQVKLSFLPNGIKLASLLSLAGLILFISYSYGYHYFLGKSKTKGLGKKS is encoded by the coding sequence ATGATTGCAGTATTGAAAAAACATCGAAAGAGTCTGGCTTTCTACGGGCTTGCCTTTCTTCTCCCCACCCTGATTATGCTAATATCTTTATGGTGTCTGGGCATCTATTGGGGAAGTAGAACAACCATTCTAGCCAGTGATGGCTTCCACCAGTATTCCATTTTTGCTATTCAATTGCGTAATATCTTGCACGGTAGCGACAGTCTCTTTTACACCTTTACATCTGGGCTGGGCTTAAATTTTTATGCCCTTTCCAGCTATTATTTAGGCTCCTTCCTCTCGCCCTTTTACTATTTCTTTAGTGTCAAGTCTATGGCTGATGCAGTCTACCTCTTTACTCTGATTAAGTTTGGTTTGATGGGACTGTCAATGTCCTTTACACTTCGTCAACTCTTTGTAAAGTTAGAAAAAGGATTGATTCTTAGCTTATCAACCTCCTATGCCTTGATGAGCTTCGCAGTCAGCCAACTTGAAATTAACACTTGGTTGGATGTTTCCATTCTTGCACCTTTGATTATATTAGGACTTCATCGTCTTTTAGAGAAAAGAAGTTTTTGGCTTTATTACTTGACACTAACTTTACTCTTTATCCAGAATTACTATTTTGGATTTATGATGGCCATCTTTTTGACCCTCTACTTCTTAACAAATTTAAGCCGAAGTTCCTCTTGGAAACAACTTGTCACTTCCTTGACAAACTTTACAGTGGTGTCAATTCTAGCTGGTTTAACTTCCTCAATAATGCTAATACCAAGCTATCTAGACCTGTCAACCCATGGTGAAAAATTTTCGACCTTCAATACCCTACTAACTGATAAGGTTTGGACTTTTGATCTCCTCGCTAAAAACTTTGTCGGTGCTTATGACACGACAAAGTTTGGCGCTATTCCTATGATTTACGTAGGACTTCTTCCCCTTGTTCTGGCTATCCTCTTTTTCACACTAAAGGAGATTAACTGGCAAATCAAACTGAGCTATTTTCTCTTATTAGGACTGATAATTGCTAGTTTTTACCTCAACCCTCTAGATTTACTCTGGCAGGGAATGCACGCCCCAAATATGTTTCTCCATCGTTATGCCTGGCTCTTTTCCTTACTCATTATCTTGATGGCCGGTGAGAGCCTCAGTCATCTCAAATCATTTGGCTTGAAAAAACTTATGGGGGTTTTCTCTTTCTTGATTATCGGCTTTGGCCTGACTTTTCTTTATAGAAAGCACTACACCTTCTTAAAACCTACTCAACTGATTTTGACGCTGGCCTTTCTCCTTGCCTATGCTGTTATTCTGACCGCCTTCAAGAAAAAGCAATTAAATCGAGTGGCCATGATTGTCTTCACCTTAATCTTCTCTGTTCTGGAAATTGGACTAAATTCCTACTACCAGGTCAGTCGCCTTAACGATGAGTGGGTCTTTCCATCTAGAGATGGCTATGAACAAGATTTACCAGACATTGACTACCTTGTCAACTATAGTAAACAAGAGGAAAAGACCTTCTACCGCACAGAAAGACTTCTACCTCAGACTGGTAATGACAGCATGAAGTTCAATTATAATGGTATTTCACAATTTTCTTCCGTCCGAAATACAGCTTCCAGCAGCCAACTTGACAGACTGGGCTTTCAATCTAATGGCACTAATCTGAATTTACGCTACCAGAATAATACGATTATTGCTGACAGTCTCTTTGGTTTAACCTATAATATTGCCAATGAAGATATTGGAAAATACGGCTTTGCAGCAACCAATTATTCCGGACCATTAACCCTTTATAAGAATAAAAATGCCAGCCAAGGTGCCATTCTGACAGAAGGCCTTTACAAAGATGTCAAGTTTTCTATCAATACCCTAGATAATCAGACCTATCTGCTTAATAACTTGAGTGGACTCAAGCAGAATTACTTTACAAGGTTGTCAAGTCTGTCACAAGAGCCGTCCAGTCCAGGCCTCCTAAACAATCGGGTGACAGCAAGGGCAAGTGCAGGGGAATCTACTGCTAAAATTTCCTACCAAGTTGACGTTCCAGCCAACCAGCAAGTCTATGTCAGCATGCCCAATCTCACCTTGAGTAATGACTCTGCCAAATCTATTCTGGTGACGGTAAATGGGAAAACCTATAATTATAGCTCTGACAATGCCTATAGCTTCTTTAACCTTGGTTACTTCAAAGAGGCTAAAAAATTAAATCTTACCTTTAGCTTCCCAGAAAACAGTCAGGTATCCTTTGACCAACCGACCTTCTATGGCCTTGATACCCTTGCCTATCAGAGGGCCATGAATAAGATTAACCAGCAGACAGTCTCGGTTACAACTCATCATAATCAGGTGACAGCCAATTATCAGGCTAAAAAAGCCGGTTCTCTCTTTTTCACCCTGCCTTATGATAAGGGTTGGTCAGCTACAGTAAATGGGAAACCTGTTAAAATTCGTAGAGCCCAAAAGGGCTTTATGGTGGTAGACGTCCCTGCTGGTAAAGGACAGGTCAAACTAAGCTTTTTACCAAATGGCATCAAATTAGCCAGCCTTCTCTCTTTAGCGGGATTAATTCTTTTTATCAGCTATAGCTATGGCTATCATTATTTTCTAGGGAAATCAAAAACAAAGGGGCTGGGCAAAAAGTCCTGA
- the rlmH gene encoding 23S rRNA (pseudouridine(1915)-N(3))-methyltransferase RlmH, with protein sequence MKVKLITVGKLKENYLKDGMQEYIKRLGRFTKFEAIELADEKTPDKASAAQNQQIMDREAKRIMAKISERDFVIVLAIEGQEWSSEEFSRKLADATLRGFSDISFVIGGSLGLAPQVKKRANLLMSFGRLTLPHQLMRLVLLEQVYRAFMIQEDSPYHK encoded by the coding sequence ATGAAAGTCAAGTTAATTACCGTTGGAAAACTCAAGGAAAACTATCTCAAGGATGGTATGCAAGAATACATCAAGCGACTGGGTCGCTTTACAAAGTTTGAAGCGATTGAGCTGGCAGATGAGAAAACGCCAGACAAGGCTAGTGCTGCTCAAAACCAGCAGATTATGGATAGGGAAGCCAAGCGAATTATGGCTAAGATTAGTGAGCGTGACTTTGTTATTGTTCTGGCCATTGAAGGCCAGGAATGGTCTTCTGAGGAATTTTCTAGAAAGTTAGCTGATGCCACTTTGCGAGGCTTTTCTGATATTAGCTTTGTTATTGGTGGAAGTCTAGGTTTGGCTCCCCAGGTTAAAAAACGGGCCAATCTTTTAATGAGTTTTGGTCGCCTTACCCTTCCTCACCAGCTGATGCGACTAGTTTTACTGGAACAAGTCTACCGAGCCTTCATGATTCAAGAAGATAGCCCCTATCATAAATAA
- a CDS encoding S1C family serine protease, which translates to MKKIKKISWKKILQPFLMLLIGFLGGLLATFVMLKMSGINTSLGKNEVSHTQYNNSSDVTKAVDKVKDAVVTVNNYQELSESQAKAADQAGYEKDKDGLTPVAQGSGVIYKRDGKDAYVVTNAHVVYGAKKLTLMLGGETDRSKAVKGELVGSDTYSDIAVIKISSDKVTKVAEFADSSSVKVGETAIAIGSPLDKKFANTVTQGIISALDRTVTLTAEDGTTTQTKAFQTDAAINPGNSGGALINIEGQVIGINSSKISLEGAEGLGFAIPSNDVVSTINQLEKNGKVSRPALGITMGDLASASSSVKDRVDVPDDVTKGVVVGSVQEGMPADGKLKEYDVITKVDDKDVGSVAELQEELYKHEIGDTVTFTFYRDGSKKTTDIKLNKSSDDLDSSSSSSK; encoded by the coding sequence TTGAAAAAAATAAAGAAAATTTCTTGGAAAAAGATTCTACAACCCTTCTTGATGCTGTTGATTGGTTTTCTAGGTGGACTTTTGGCCACCTTTGTGATGTTAAAAATGAGTGGAATTAATACCTCCTTAGGTAAGAATGAGGTCAGTCACACCCAATACAATAACTCTTCTGATGTGACAAAGGCGGTCGACAAAGTAAAAGATGCCGTCGTTACAGTTAATAACTACCAAGAGTTATCCGAATCTCAGGCCAAGGCTGCGGATCAAGCCGGCTATGAAAAAGATAAGGATGGCTTGACGCCAGTCGCTCAAGGTTCTGGGGTTATCTATAAAAGAGATGGCAAAGATGCTTATGTTGTTACCAATGCCCATGTTGTCTATGGGGCTAAAAAATTGACCCTCATGCTTGGTGGGGAGACCGATCGTAGCAAGGCTGTCAAAGGGGAATTAGTGGGATCTGATACCTATTCAGATATTGCCGTTATCAAGATTTCTTCCGATAAGGTGACTAAGGTAGCTGAATTTGCTGACTCATCTTCTGTCAAGGTTGGTGAAACAGCCATTGCTATTGGTAGCCCCTTGGATAAGAAATTTGCTAATACCGTAACTCAAGGTATCATCTCTGCCTTAGACCGGACAGTAACACTGACGGCTGAGGATGGGACAACCACTCAAACCAAGGCCTTCCAAACTGATGCCGCTATCAACCCTGGTAACTCAGGGGGAGCTCTTATTAATATTGAAGGCCAAGTCATTGGTATCAATTCAAGCAAGATTTCTCTAGAGGGAGCTGAAGGGCTCGGATTTGCCATTCCTTCTAATGATGTTGTTTCCACTATCAACCAATTGGAAAAGAATGGTAAGGTTAGCCGCCCAGCTCTAGGCATTACCATGGGTGATCTGGCTAGTGCAAGCTCATCTGTGAAAGATAGGGTCGATGTTCCTGATGATGTCACTAAGGGTGTTGTCGTTGGTTCAGTCCAAGAAGGCATGCCTGCTGATGGTAAGTTGAAGGAATACGATGTTATCACTAAGGTAGACGATAAGGATGTTGGCTCTGTTGCTGAATTGCAAGAGGAGCTCTACAAGCATGAAATCGGAGATACTGTCACCTTTACTTTCTACCGAGATGGTAGCAAGAAGACAACTGATATTAAGTTAAATAAATCTAGTGATGATTTAGATTCATCTTCATCTAGCAGTAAGTAA
- a CDS encoding ParB/RepB/Spo0J family partition protein yields MTLELKELKLSDISPNPFQPRLNFKQEELEELANSIKENGLIQPIIVRKSDVFGYELIAGERRFRACQLAQLETIPAIIKELSDQDSRIQAIIENLQRSNLNPIEEAKAYKNLLETSQMTHEEIAKYMGKSRPYITNFLRLLNLSAPLQKALEDGSLSSGHARLLLGLSEEDQLAWLNKIKDNKLSVRELERQLNLKTRPKQKKSKKGDLFQRDLEEELSRSLGMPVSLSMTNKKSGKLSISFSTPEDLNRIINRLK; encoded by the coding sequence ATGACCCTAGAATTAAAAGAATTAAAATTGAGCGATATTTCCCCAAATCCCTTTCAGCCTCGCTTGAACTTTAAGCAAGAAGAATTGGAGGAACTGGCCAATTCCATCAAAGAAAATGGATTGATTCAACCCATCATTGTGAGAAAATCAGACGTCTTTGGTTATGAGTTGATAGCAGGTGAACGGCGCTTTCGAGCCTGTCAGTTGGCTCAGCTGGAGACAATTCCAGCCATTATTAAGGAGCTCTCTGACCAGGATAGTCGAATTCAGGCCATTATTGAGAACCTGCAGCGCTCCAATCTCAATCCGATTGAAGAAGCCAAGGCCTACAAAAATCTGCTTGAAACAAGCCAGATGACCCACGAGGAAATCGCTAAATACATGGGGAAATCTCGCCCCTACATCACCAACTTTTTACGACTGTTAAATTTGTCCGCACCTTTACAAAAGGCTCTTGAGGATGGCAGTTTATCCTCCGGCCACGCCCGTCTGCTTTTAGGGCTGAGTGAAGAGGATCAGCTGGCTTGGCTCAACAAGATTAAAGATAACAAGCTATCCGTCAGAGAATTGGAAAGACAGTTAAACTTAAAAACTCGTCCCAAACAAAAGAAGTCCAAGAAGGGTGATCTTTTCCAAAGGGATTTGGAAGAGGAGTTATCGCGATCTCTAGGAATGCCAGTCAGTCTCTCTATGACCAATAAAAAGTCTGGCAAGTTGAGCATTTCTTTTTCTACGCCAGAAGACTTGAACAGAATTATCAACAGGCTCAAATGA
- the dnaA gene encoding chromosomal replication initiator protein DnaA: MTENETIFWNRVLELARDHLTQATFEFFVLDAQLVKVENDTAIIYIDRMKELFWEKNLQQVLITAGFEVFNKQIKPQYVFESAEIDTVLANGLDSRQAGLANAYPQPGSTQSSQPALPSNLNPKYQFDNFIQGDENKWAKAASIAVANSPGTTYNPLFIWGGPGLGKTHLLNAIGNTVLENNPNARVRYITAENFINEFVTHIRLESMEELKDNFRSLDVLLIDDIQSLAKKTLEGTQEEFFNTFNALHANNKQIVLTSDRTPDHLNNLEERLVTRFKWGLTVDITPPDYETRIAILTNKILEQGFPYTFSQDTIEYLAGQFDSNVRDLEGALKDINLVATVKQANVITVDLAAEAIRARKQDAPVINIISIDEIQTQVSKFYGVTVKEIKSTKRNQNIVLARQVAMYLAREMTDNSLPKIGKEFGGRDHSTVLHAYNKIKNMLAQDDSLRIEIETIKNKIK, translated from the coding sequence ATGACAGAAAATGAAACGATTTTTTGGAATAGGGTCTTGGAATTAGCTAGAGATCATCTCACTCAAGCGACTTTTGAATTCTTTGTTCTGGATGCTCAACTGGTTAAGGTAGAAAATGATACAGCCATCATCTATATTGACCGCATGAAGGAACTCTTTTGGGAAAAAAATCTCCAGCAGGTCTTGATTACTGCTGGCTTTGAAGTCTTTAATAAACAGATTAAACCCCAATATGTTTTTGAAAGTGCTGAGATTGATACTGTTCTAGCTAATGGACTTGATTCCAGACAAGCAGGACTGGCAAATGCCTATCCACAGCCTGGTTCAACTCAGTCCAGCCAGCCAGCCCTTCCTTCAAATTTGAATCCCAAATATCAATTTGACAACTTCATTCAAGGGGACGAAAATAAGTGGGCCAAGGCGGCTTCCATCGCCGTTGCCAACAGTCCTGGTACAACCTACAATCCCCTCTTTATCTGGGGAGGGCCTGGTCTGGGAAAAACCCATCTGCTTAATGCCATCGGTAACACCGTCTTGGAAAATAATCCCAATGCCCGAGTTCGCTATATCACAGCAGAAAACTTCATCAATGAGTTTGTTACCCATATTCGTCTAGAGTCTATGGAGGAGCTTAAAGATAATTTCCGTAGCCTAGATGTTCTCCTGATTGATGATATTCAATCCCTGGCCAAGAAGACCTTGGAAGGAACTCAGGAAGAGTTTTTTAACACTTTTAATGCCCTCCATGCTAACAACAAGCAGATTGTACTGACCAGCGACCGAACACCCGACCACCTCAATAATCTGGAAGAACGGTTGGTCACCCGTTTTAAATGGGGACTGACGGTGGATATTACACCGCCAGATTACGAAACCAGGATTGCCATTTTGACCAATAAAATTTTGGAACAAGGCTTTCCTTATACCTTCTCCCAAGATACCATTGAGTATTTGGCAGGGCAATTTGATTCCAATGTCCGTGACTTAGAAGGCGCCCTCAAGGATATCAATTTGGTAGCCACGGTTAAACAAGCCAATGTCATTACCGTTGATTTAGCTGCCGAAGCCATCCGAGCTCGTAAGCAGGATGCCCCTGTTATCAATATTATTTCCATTGATGAGATTCAAACTCAAGTTAGCAAGTTCTACGGGGTTACTGTCAAGGAAATCAAATCAACCAAGCGCAATCAAAATATTGTATTAGCCCGTCAGGTCGCCATGTATCTGGCTAGAGAAATGACTGACAACAGTCTTCCCAAGATAGGTAAGGAATTTGGTGGGCGTGATCATTCGACTGTCCTCCATGCCTATAATAAGATTAAAAATATGCTGGCCCAAGATGATAGTCTGCGTATTGAAATTGAAACCATCAAAAATAAAATCAAATAG
- the dnaN gene encoding DNA polymerase III subunit beta yields the protein MINFSINKAFFIQALNTTKRAISSKNAIPILSSLKIDVHSTGITLTGSNGQISIENSIATSDENAGLLITETGSILLEANFFINIVSSLPDVSLDFKEIEHSQVLLTSGKSEITLKGKDVEQYPRLQEVATSNPLIFDTKVLKTLIAETAFAASTQESRPILTGIHLVLTDNKNFKAVATDSHRMSQRKLILENSGDNFDVVLPSRSLREFVAVFTDDIETVEVFLSGSQILFRSESISFYARMLEGAYPDTDRLLVSDFETEILFDTNNLRSAMERAHLISNATQNGTVKLEIVDGKVSAHVNSPEVGKVNEEIDTLEIDGSDLTISFNPTYLIEALKALKSETVRIRFISPVRPFTLTPGDDGENFIQLITPVRTN from the coding sequence ATGATTAACTTCTCAATAAATAAGGCCTTTTTCATTCAAGCCTTGAATACCACTAAAAGAGCTATCAGTAGCAAAAATGCCATCCCCATTCTTTCTAGTCTAAAAATTGATGTTCACTCAACTGGTATCACCCTGACAGGTTCGAATGGACAAATTTCTATTGAAAATTCAATTGCTACTAGCGATGAAAATGCCGGTCTTTTGATTACAGAAACCGGTAGCATCCTCTTGGAGGCCAATTTCTTTATTAACATTGTTTCCAGCCTTCCAGATGTTAGTCTTGATTTTAAGGAAATTGAGCATAGTCAAGTCCTTTTGACTAGTGGTAAATCAGAAATCACCCTCAAGGGAAAGGATGTTGAACAGTACCCTCGCCTGCAGGAAGTTGCCACCAGCAATCCTTTAATCTTTGATACCAAGGTTTTAAAGACTCTGATTGCCGAAACAGCCTTTGCTGCTAGTACGCAAGAAAGTCGGCCAATTTTAACAGGGATTCACCTGGTTTTGACCGACAATAAGAATTTCAAGGCTGTTGCTACGGATTCTCACCGAATGAGTCAACGTAAGCTGATTTTGGAAAATTCTGGGGATAACTTTGATGTAGTTCTGCCAAGTCGTTCTTTGCGGGAATTTGTTGCTGTCTTTACTGATGATATTGAAACTGTGGAAGTTTTCCTATCGGGTAGCCAAATTCTTTTCAGAAGCGAAAGCATTTCCTTCTATGCTAGGATGCTAGAAGGAGCTTACCCAGATACAGACCGTCTTTTAGTTAGTGATTTTGAGACCGAAATTCTCTTTGATACCAATAATCTTCGCTCAGCTATGGAGCGGGCTCACTTGATTTCTAATGCTACTCAAAATGGTACCGTTAAGCTAGAAATTGTGGATGGCAAGGTATCGGCTCACGTTAATTCTCCTGAAGTCGGTAAGGTAAACGAAGAAATTGACACACTTGAAATTGATGGTAGTGACTTGACCATCAGTTTCAACCCAACCTATTTGATTGAGGCCCTCAAGGCTCTCAAGAGTGAAACTGTACGGATTCGTTTTATTTCACCAGTTCGTCCCTTTACTTTGACTCCTGGTGATGATGGGGAAAACTTTATTCAACTGATTACCCCTGTTCGGACTAATTAA
- a CDS encoding DUF951 domain-containing protein, with protein sequence MYQVGSLVEMKKPHACTIKETGKKANCWEVTRLGADIKIRCTNCDHVVMLSRYDFERKLKKVL encoded by the coding sequence ATGTATCAAGTTGGCTCGCTAGTAGAAATGAAAAAGCCCCATGCCTGCACTATTAAGGAGACTGGCAAAAAGGCTAATTGTTGGGAAGTAACACGCCTTGGGGCTGATATTAAGATCCGCTGCACTAATTGTGACCATGTGGTCATGCTCAGCCGCTATGATTTTGAGCGAAAGCTCAAGAAAGTTCTATGA